TTCACAGGCGCGGCGGAAAAATTCTTCTACATAATAGGGCATTAAACGCTGTTCTTCTGAACGATAATCTTGGGTTTGTGTTGTGCAGATTTGAGTTAAATCGACATGGGATGTGGCTAGGGCTAATCCCGTAGCTTTTTCTAAGGCTTGTAAGCGTTCAGGGGTTAACCTATCGATGGTTTCCATGGCTTCATCTTCATCCGCTTGGGAGTAAGTGGCTTCTCGGACTAAATCTTCAAAGCGAATTTCATTGACTTGTAAGAGTTGCCCAATGACATCAAAAACCCTATCGCCCATAGCATTTTTGATTTCTTCTAATTTGGTTAATAGTTTATTTAAAACCCGTCCTTCTACTGTTGTAATGGCAACAAAGTTAAAAATATAAACTTCGTGTTCCTGTCCAATGCGGTGAATTCGTCCCATCCGTTGTTCTAAACGATTGGGATTCCAGGGTAGGTCATAATTAATCATTAACCGACAAAATTGTAGGTTAATTCCTTCCCCGGCGGCTTCTGTGGCGAGACAAATTTGTTTATTAAATTGAAAATCTTTTTGGGCAACTTTCCGTTGTAAAACATTCATCCCCCCATGAATTTCACAGGTACTATAACCCCAATCATTAAGATTTTTTTTCAGATATTCTAACGTATCCCGATGTTCCGTAAAAATTAATAGTTTTCCCCGTGCGTCTTTTAATTCGTTGAATTCACTTCGTTTTAAACAGTTTTCTAATTCATTGAGTTTACGTTCGGTTCCTTGTTCTATTGTTTCTTGAGCTAATTTAACTAAACGTTTTAGTTCTCGTAATTCTTCTCGTAATTGTTCTAATTGTTCAGCTAAGGTTAATTCAACGGCAAAATCCTCTAAATCTTCTTCTGAACAATCATCAGATTCTACTTCACTATCAACAGGTCTACCTAAGTTCAGTAACCGTTGTCGTTGTTCCTGGGGAGGGAGTTTTTCTAATTCTTCTAACAAATCTGAAAACCGTTGTTGTCGTCTTTTTAAAGAATTGAGAATGGCGTTTAAACTACTAGCTAACCGTCGTTGTAATACCGTTCGCGCTAAGGCAACGGCGGCTTGTTTGCGTCCAGGGGTTTTGCCTAAATAGCGGTTAATATATTGGGTGACTTGATGATAAAGAAATTCTTCCGCCGGAGACAGGGGAAACGGAACCGTAATGGGATGACGTTCTTTAAACAATTTTTGCCCGTTAAAATCTCGGAGTTCTTCTTTAATTCGCCGTAAAAACCAAGGACTATTTTCTAATCGGAGCAGATGGGGATTAATTTCATTAGAAATAAATTGTTCCGGGTCTAATAAGCGTAAAAAGTTATGAAATTGATTAACGTCTCCTTGGTGGGGTGTAGCGGTAAGCAGAATAATTCGTTCTGTAATTTTAGAGAGTTCTTCTGCTAATTTATAGCGTCCGGTGCGGCGCAGTTCCTCCCCTTGGGTTCGGGCAGAACATTTATGGGCTTCATCAATAATTACTAAATCCCAATCTACTTGTAATAGCCCTGGAATCACATCTTCTCTTTTGGCAAAATCAATGGAAGTAATACATTGGCGAAACCGTTCCCAAGGGTTGCCAGCCAGTTGATTTTTGGCCAAGGTTGAGGTAATTACTTCATAGGTTTCAGCAAATTTGTTTTTGAGTTCATCCTGCCATTGAGTCGTTAAGGGGGCCGGGGTGAGAATTAAAACTCGTTCAATCACACCCCGCAATTTTAATTCTTTAATCAGTAACCCCGTCATAATGGTTTTACCTGCTCCTGGGTCATCTGCTAGGAGAAACCGTAATCTGACTTGGGGGAGAATGCGTTCATAAACGGCTTCAAGCTGGTGGGGGAGGGGGCGGACTCCACTTAAGCTAACAGCAAAGTGGGGGTCAAATGCAAAAGCGGTTTTGATGCGAGTCGATTCAATGAACAGAGAAAAAGCATTGGCATCAACAGTTTGAGCAGAGGGGCTTTGCTGTTGGCTGAGGTGGTTTTCTACCTCTGTAACGCTGAGAATAGCTTCTCGCAGTTCTCCGTTAGTGGTACGGACTTGTAACAGGACAGTATCTTCGATTAAATTAACAGCTTCAACGGTGACAGCCCCAGTAAATTGCGCGGGGATGAAAATGCGTTTACCGAGAATTGCATCAATCATCAATTTTTAAAATATTGGCGAATAACGATATATTGAAATCAGTCATAATAACCTTACTCAATCTAAAACTCTTAAAATTATTGTAGCTTGCAACATCGCCACTCGTTTCTCAAGCTGAAACACCATTTCTCTAAGGGAGGCATCCTGCACCGACCCCAAATAAGCCGCCAGCGCACTGGCCATCACTTCAGATTTAGAGGCTCCGGTTTTACTAATATGCTCAGATAACCGTTGATGCAAAGAGACAGGGATTCTAGCCCCCACATAGACCTTAGACATTATTTAGTCCAATTTGAACTGTTTTCAGGGTGTTGCTGTTATTTTCGAGGTACAATCATTTTCATAACGCTTTAACGTCTCCAACAGGACTTACGCAGGCACACTATATATAGTGTGCAGTAAGCCAGCGAACGTTGCCAATTGTTCAAGTATTTGCGCCAGCAATATAAAATTTAGATACAAAAATTATGCTGATTGACAGATATTTAACAGTCAATATTTATGCTAAACTGCATATATGATCCATATTGCTTGTGCCCTTTTAGTTTGGAATCAATTGAAAAGATTAGCTCATCTGACAAAGAAAACAGTCTATCAGTTAAAAGCTGAATCTTTGTCCAGTTATTTAATCAAAGAACTGAATTGTCCTTCGATAAAAATGGAACTTGTTTGATTATTTTGGGTTTATTTTTAAATAAATAATCAGGACTTTTTAGGGTGATTGCTATTATCATTGGTATGCGATCGCCTACTTTTAGTACGCTATATATAGCGTGCTTGCGTAAGTCCTGATAGTGTGCCTGCGTAAGTCCTGTTTACCTTGGCTTCAAGTCTGCACAATGCGAGTAGACAAGACAATCCAGTTGCCGAGTTGGAGATTAGCGGCGTTAGTATCAGGGTCATGCTGAATCAGAACGTCTTGTCCCTCCTGTTCCCTGTTCCCTAGCACTACGCGCTATAGCTAGTAATTGATAAGATAATCGTCTGAAACGCCCTTTTGCAAAGGTTAAATAGCGGCGGAGATGAGTAACGGGATTAAAATATTTTTGTAGTAAAGATGTTAAATCTTTAGGTTCAGTTTGGGGCGATCGCCATTCTGCAATGATATCTAAATTTCCTTGGAGAAACAGTTCTCGGCAAGTACGGCGCTGAATTTTTCCACTCGATGTTCTGGGAAGACTCCCCGGTTTGAGAAGAACTAATCCATAAACATCGACTAAATGTTGTTCAAAAACTTGCCATCTTACCGCTTGTACAATTTCATCCATCAGGAAATTCTGGCGATAATTGCGTTCAATTTCATTCGCAATAATTAACCGATTTTCGCTCTCTAATTCCACTGAAAATGCTGCACCTGCATTCAATTTTAAAGCCGGATGAGATTTCTGAACCGTTTCTTCTAGATTTTTGGAATAATGGTTAATTCCCCAAAACACTAACACTTCTTGAAGACGACCCGTTATAAACAATTCCCCATGATTTAAAAATCCTAAATCCCTGGTTCTTAAAAACGGCCCTTCTCCCGTATCTGCTAAATACGCTTGAAACCCTTGGTGAGTTTCTTCGGGTAAATTCCAATACCCTTTGGCAATTCCTAAACCCGAAACCCAAATTTCCCCCACTTGGTTTTCTGGACATTCTGTTAATAAATTTGGGTCAACTATTTTAATTTTTGTGTTTAACCCAGGTTGACCACATCCCACGATTGATTGAGTCCCGGGTTGATGAGAATCGGAAAAAATAATTTGGTTTTCTTCTAAAGCTGCTTTATTTAGATAACGAATAATTGGAGGGGTTGTTTTTTGACCCCCGGTGATTAATAAAGTGGCTTCAGCCATCCCATAACACGGATAAAAACTTTCATACCGAAACCCACAATCTGCAAACGTTGTTGTAAATCGTTCTAAGGTTTCAGAACGAATCATTTCTGCACCCGTAAACGCCACATCCCAACTCCTTAAATTCAGGGTTGCTTTTTGTTCAGGGGTGACTTGATTACACAATAAATCATAGGCAAAATTTGGCCCTCCACTGGTAGTGGCTTGGTAACGAGAAATGGCTTGTAACCATCGAATCGGTTTTTGAATAAAGGCAATAGGAGACATTAAAATACAAGGTCTTCCGATATATAACGGTTGAAAAATATTGCCAATTAATCCCATATCATGAAATAACGGTAACCACCCCACGCCAATTAACTGTTCGGTATGACTAAACGCTGTTTTTAATATTTTTTGGTTTTGTAAAATGCAGTCATGGGTGATCATGACCCCCTTGGGTTGTCCTGTGGAGCCAGAGGTATATTGTAGAAAAGCAAGGGTATTTTTATTAATATTCGGTTCAGTGAAATTAGCAGCTTGGAAAGTGGGGATATTATCAGTGGCTAACCAGGTTAACCGAGAGTTAGAGGGGGATAAACTGAGTTGATTTTTAAAGTTTGAAAGTTGAGATTGAAGGGTTAATACAATTTGAGCTTGACAGGATTCTAAACAAGCTTGAACATCATAAAAATTACGGCGATTTCGGGATGGATGAATGGGAACTGCAACAAGTCCCGCGTATAAACAGCCAAAAAAAGCAGCAATAAATTCTAACCCTGCTTCGTAGGGATAAACCATTAAGGCTATAGTTCCTTGGAGGTTTAAAGTGTTGAGTTGAGTTGCGATCGCTCTTGCTTTTTCATCTAATTGTTGATAAGTTAATGGGGGTAATTCTGTTTCTCCATTTTTTAGGAAAATATAAGCGGTATCGTGGGGTTGATGTTGCGATCGGTATTGAAGCAGTTCAACTAATGTTAAAAATTCAGTCATTATTTTAGCCTAATTTAGTAGGATGAGGTTCGCGCATCATTAAGTTCGTAGTTGGGTTTTAGCCCTTAATAGTAGTGCCAGCGATCGCCCTAAAGCGATACATTTGAATCAGCATTTTAACATAAATTGCATTGTTCTCAATAGAGGCACAAGCGATCGCGCTAAAGCGCTACTACGAACAGGAATTTTTAACTGTCCAGAGGGAAAGATATATTTCACTGGGGATTAAAAGTTTGGGTTTGTAAACTTGATCTAATTTTAAAGTATTTTGTTTAAGAAGTTCGGTTTGTAACTGTTGGGAAGGATTGAATAGGAATAAGGATTGGCAAGTATTCGAGAAATTAAACGTTTTAGCGTTATAAATTTTGGTATTGGGTTTAAGAAGATAACTTAAGGAGAGAATATCGATCATTTGCGATTTCTCAGCAATGATAATGGGAGACTCAATTTGATTGATGATCTGAGCAATGGGAATATTACTGAGGTTACGAGTTTTTTGATATTTTGGGGAAGTATTCACAAGGTAAATACAGGAAAAAATCCCGATGAATAGAACCCCTATCAAAATAATTTTCCAAATTTTTCGATAGGTTGGGTTTGCTAATTTATTAAAATTTAGCTGATAGCTGAAACCGTAAGCAACGGCTAAGTTAATCCCTAAATGGTAGGGGATAATATATCTCGCTGCGGTTGAAAGTTGTCCCCCCAGGATTAAATCACTTAGAATTAAAATAATATAGGGAATAATCATTAAACTTAGAACATATAACCAAGTTTTTTGAGGGGTTTGACGATAAAGGCAAACCAGGGAGGTTAAAACTAAGATAAGTAAATTAAAATCAAGAATAATTCGAGGAATAACGGAAGCATCCAAGCTAACGGGAGATTCAATAAAGAGAATAAATGTATTATAAATCCATAGAGGAATCATGAATAAAAAATCGAGGTGGACTCGCATCCAAATTGTGTTATCTTGTAGATTATCCCAATTTTTTAACATCACCCATAACCAGGGAGTAAAGCTTAAAAAACTTAATGTGGATGCGATCACATAGCTTCTAAATTTTTGATTAATCTTAAATTTTTCTAAAGCTAAAAGATAAACGGTTTGGGCAACCCACAGAAAAATTGATAATAAAGAAGTATATAATCCTAATGTTAAGGTTAAAGCATAAAGTCCCCAAGTTTGCAGAGTATTAAATCGAATTGTTTTTAATAAGGTTAAACTGGAGAGAAGAATAGTCACTACCCATAAACTATAGGGACGTGCTTCTTGGGCGTAGGCGACATAAAAGGGGGAAACCGACCATAAAGCAACGGCAATTTTCCCGACTATGGGAAGGTGAAATAACGCTAAACATAGCCAATATAAACAAGGGAAAGCCAATAAACTCAAAACAATTGATAAGCTACGAATAGCCATCATTGAACTCCCAAAAATCTGAACCCAAAATTTGACTAAAATAAAATACAGTGGTGCGTGTTCTGGACTTTGGGTTAAGGCGTATATTGTGTCTTGAAATGTTCTTTTTCCGGGTTTCTGATACTGTTGTAAATCAGTAATAGTAATCACAGGTTTTTTAGAGATTTCTTGAACAAATTCCGTTTGAGTATAGCCATAAATTCGCAATCTGGTTGCTACTTCATCCACCCAATACACTTTTTGATCTAAATTAACACAGCGAAAAATTAACCCTAAAATTAAAATAATAATCAGCCATTTTGATTGAAGTTGAGAGATTATTGATTTTAGCTGCATAGGAGAGATGATAATAAGTTGATAGGTAATTGGAAGGATTTAAGGAAGCGATCTCACAAAAACCAACGGATAATTTTTATCACTTAATTGTTTGATATAAGCAGCCGTCAAATAAGCAGAATATTGTTGATCTTGACTTAAATAAACTTTTAAAAAAGCGGTACTTAAGGTATTATGATACCGTTCACTTAACTGTTTTAAATAGTCCCAAGTAATTCCTTGATTCATCCATCGGTTAAACAGTTCAAAGGTAACTCTTGTATGGGGAATTCCCGTCGCGACTGCAAAGTATTTATTCGGGGTTGCTAATTGCTTAAAACCAGGAACTTGTTCTAACACCAACGGAGTTAAAACATCTTCATTTGTGGCGTGCCAAAATACCGGAACTTGAACGTTACTCATGCCAACTTTTCCAAATATACTTTTCCCAAACGGAACAAATAAAAATAAAGCTTGAATGCGATCATCTTTAAAAGAATAGGTTTTTCGAGGTAATTCTAACGCCCGACATTGATAGAGGAGAGAGATATTAAACCGTTTATTGTCAGGGGTGCAATCTTGTTCTAATTGCTCAAAATTAATTTCTGCCCCTGCTAAGGCTAATGCCGTCGCACCTCCAAAGGAATAACCAAATAAACCGACTTTTTGCAAATTGAGTTGATTATTAAATTGACTTGAATTTAGGGTTTCAAGTTGATCTAAAATAAAGGTAATATCTAACGGTCGATCTATAAATTCCTGCACTTCAAAGTTATCTTGATGAATACCCGCAAAAAAGTCTTGTTGCCATTTTTGGTTACTCCCTGGATGATCCGCAATGGCAACAGCAAAGCCTTCAGATGCGAGATTTTGAGCAAAATCACTAAAGCGATTTCTAGTAGCACCGATGCCGTTTGAAATGATAATTAAAGGAACTGAATCCTTCTGAATTTGTTGGGGTAAATATAAATCTAAAAAGAGTTGACGATTTCGACTTTTATCAACAAATTCTAAGGTTTGCTTAGTCACTTGAAAAGAACCCTTTTGTCGTAAATCCGGCAGTTCATTGAAGTTTTGTACAGGTTGAATCTTCGCTTCCTTAACGGTCATCTCGATTAGAGAGTTAACTGAATTTTTCGTTTCTTGAATTAAGCTGAAAAGCTGCCTTCGCACCTCGATAATTTGATTAACATTAATTAAAATATCCGTGGGAAATTGTGCCAGAATATTAATTGGGGTTAACCCGTCGGGATGAACCGCCGCTGTTGCTAACGCAAGCCGCATTGCTTCTGCCCCATTTTCGCCTTGTTCAGTTTGAATAATTTCTCCAGCATTATCAAATAAACTTCTTCCCGCCTTAGCGACAAAAATGCGATTAATTTTAGTCGCATCCATCTCATAGCGAGTATTGAGAAAATTTCGTAACAATGCTTGCTGTTGAGGGCTTAAAAACTTCAGATAAATGCTTAATTCTTCTTCAGTTTTTCCCGTTTTAGCAAAAGTTTCTAATTCCTCAATCTCAATAGAAATTTTTCCAATTCCATATTTAAAATCTATTCTTTCCGCCGTCTCCCCTGGTAAAATACTGAAAACGTTGACAAGCAAGCAGGTAGTTAGAGAAAGTAACAGTTTAGAATATCGCGTTTTATGAGAAAGTATAATAGGCTGCATAACGATTAATAAATTTTACCTTTCACTGACTCGCATTTTAGCATTGACAATTGCTCCAAAATCATGCAAGATAGACTAACGGAAAATTGAAAATTTAGTCTCGCCTTGAATTCTTTTAGGCGCCTCCTCATTCGTCAAATTTACGTCAGATTGTCACCCCTATGGAAGTCAAACCCATCGCAATTACTGGAATTGGATGTCGCTTTCCTGGCACTAATAATCCGCAAGCATTTTGGAAACTATTGCAAGATGGGATTGATATGATTACAGAAGTTCCGAAATCTCGATGGAACAACGATGAATTTTATCATCCAGACGCTACAATCCCGAATAAAACCAATAGTCGTTGGGGTGGGTTTTTAGACCGAATTGATGAATTTGATCCGCATTTTTTTGGGATTTCCCCACGAGAAGCCCTCACCCTTGACCCGCAACATCGTTTATTAATGGAGGTGGCTTGGGAAGCGCTCGAAGATGCACTGCAAATTCCTGAACAGCTTGCTGGAAGCCAAACGGGGGTTTTTGTAGGCATTGGAACCCATGATTATTCGGTGCTGTTGTGGCAAAACCCCGTCAGCGATTCTCATGCTACCACAGGCACCGCCAACTGCATTGCGGCGAATCGTCTCTCCTATCTGTTTGATTTCAAGGGGCCAAGTTTAGCCGTTGATACCGCTTGTTCGTCGTCGTTGGTTGCTGTCCACCTCGCTTGTCAGAGTTTATGGCGCGGCGAGTCAACCTTGGCGTTAGCGGGTGGAGTGAATGGGTTGTTAATGCCAACGATTATGGTTGGGTTTAGCAAAAGCGGATTACTGTCCCCCGACGGCCGTTGCAAAACCTTTGATGCCAGCGCCAACGGCTATGTCCGCAGCGAAGGGGCGGGAATGGTGGTGTTAAAACCGTTGGAACAAGCGTTAGCGGATGGCGACCCGATTTATGCGGTGATTCGGGGTAGTGCGGTGAATCAAGATGGCCACAGCAACGGCCTAAGTGCCCCTGACGTCGAAGCCCAGAAAGCATTACTGCGCCAAGCTTACAAGGTGGCAGGGGTTTCGCCCGGTCAGGTGCAATATATTGAAGCGCACGGAACTGGAACCAAAGTGGGGGATGCGGTGGAATTGCAAGCGTTAGGGGAAGTTTTGGCTGAAAACCGCCCAGTGGGGGAGTTCTGCGCCATTGGTTCAGTGAAAACAAATATTGGACATTCAGAAACCGCCGCCGGAGTTGCCGGATTAATCAAGGCTGCCCTAATCCTCAAATATCGACAAATTCCGCCGAGTTTGCATTTCCAAAATCCCAATCCTGCGGTTAATTTTGATCAACTACCGCTCCGGGTGCAACAGCAGTTAACGCCTTGGCCCAACCATTCTGATCCGGCGTTGGTGGGGGTTAGTTCCTTTGGGTTTGGGGGGACAAATGCCCATGTTGTGTTGCAAGCAAACGTAGAGATGCCCCAAAACGTAGAAACACCCCAAAACGTAGAGACGTTGCATGCAACGTCTCTACAGGGGTTGGGGACACCGCATCTATTAACAATTTCGGCAAAAACGCAAGCCGCCTTAAAGGATTTAGCGCATCGATATGAAGTATTTTTTAGGAATAATTCTGATAGTTCTTTAAAGGATATTTGCCATTGTGCCAATACCAGGCGATCGCAATTTTCTCACCGCCTCACGATTATTGCTGACTCTCACCAACAATTTCAAGACCGCCTCAATGCTTTTGTTCATGATCAAGAAACTTCTGGAGTTCGCTACATAACCACTACTCCTAAAACATCTCCCAAGATTGCATTTTTATTTACAGGTCAAGGTTCCCAATATATTAGGATGGGACAAAAACTCTATGAAACTAATTTGATATTCCGCCAAACGTTAGATCAATGTGAGCAAATTCTCCGTCCTTATTTAAAACAATCTTTATTATCCGTAATTTTCTCAGAAACTAACGATTTACACAAGACGGCTTACACCCAACCCGCTTTATTTTCCCTAGAATATGCGTTAGCTCAATTCTGGATATCTTTAGGTGTTAAACCCTCCGTTGTTCTCGGTCATAGTGTGGGGGAATATGTGGCGGCTTGTTTGGCGGGGGTGTTCAGTTTAGAAGATGGCTTGAAACTAATTGCCACTAGGGGAAAATTAATGCAAGTCTTACCCAAAAATGGGGGAATGGTAGCTGTTTTTGCAGATGAAGAAACGGTGCGATCACTTATTAAAGAAGATGCGACAATTGCCGCCTTTAATACTCCTAATACTCTTGTTATTTCTGGAACCCTTCAAAATCTTTCAAATATTATCGAAAAATGCAATAGCCAAGGTATTAAAACTACCCCGTTAAATGTGTCTCATGGGTTCCATTCCCCGTTAATGACTCCCATGTTAGAGGAGTTTAGAAAAATTGCAGCAGAAATTACTTACCATCAACCGCAAATTCCGCTTATTTCCAATGTTACCGGAATATCGATTCATCAGGATATTGCTACCCCTGAATATTGGTGCGAACATATTATTAAACCGGTTCGGTTTGCCGATAGTATTAGCACGTTAAAGCAATTAGACACTAAAATTTGGTTAGAAATCGGCCCTCAACCCGTTCTTTTGGGGATGGCGCGTTCTTGCGGTTCTGATCTTAATCAATCTTTGTTACCAAGTTTGCGTCCTGAACAAGAATTACAGCAGTTTTTATCGAGTTTAAGCGAACTGTATTTTCAAGGAATCTCGATTAATTGGGCTAAATTAGATCCAGATTATATTCCTAATTTAATACAACTTCCCACCTATCCCTTTCAACGTCAATCCTATTGGTGGTCAACGGCTAAATTTAATCCTCAAAAATCTTTTCCCATTTCTAATTCAAGTCATCCCTTATTAGGAGAAAAGTTACAGTTAGCAGGAACAACAGAAATCCGCTTTCAGTCTCGGTTGAGTTCCCAGTCTCCTCATTATTTACAAGATCATTGTTTGTTTTCTCAGCCTGTTTTACCTGCAACGGCTTATCTGGAAATCATTTTAGCAGCAATCAAAGAAATTCGAGAAAACGTTACCTTATCTCAATTAACCATAGAACAACCGCTAAAGTTATCCACCGCAGAAACAACCGTTCAAGTTATTTTAACCCCCCAATCTCAGGGAGAATACGAATTTAAAATTTATAGTTTTATCGCAGAAGAAAATATCCCCTTAACAGAAACCCTTCACGCTAGGGGAAGCTTAACCCAAACTAACTTAGAAAATAGGCAACTCAGGAATAATTCCCTTCAACGAGAAGGGGGAGAACTTGTCTCGATTTCCCACTATTATGAACAAGTCAAGAAACAGGGGTTTAATTATGGGAAATCCTTTCAAGCGATCGCCAAACTTTGGCAAAAAGAAGACCAAGCATTGGGCTTAATTCAATTACCCGAAGGGTTAAGAACTGAAACCGACTCTTACACCTTGCATCCGGTTTTATTAGATGCTTGTTTTCAAGTTTTAGGGGCAATTTTACTTAAAAAAAGTGATCGCACAACCTATCTACCCGTCAGTATCGAAAATCTGTATATTTATCAACAACCAAGCGATAAAGTTTGGAGTTCTGTTAAAATTAAAACGATTCATTCTCAACAAATCACTGCCCAACTTCAACTATTTGATGATAACAAAACTCTATTAGCAGAAATTGAAACGTTAACGCTACGGGCAATTAACCGAAAATCCTTACAAGAACTCATTCAGATTTCTGATAGTTCCTCCCCAGAACTGCCAGATTTATATCGGTTAACTTGGAAATCTAAACCCCGTTTATCTGCTAGCCAAACTCGTAAAACCGCCAATTGGTTGATTGTTTCAGACTGTCCAGAATTCGGCGTGAAATTAGCTAAAAGTTTAGAGGAAAAAGGCGATCGCTGTTCTATTATTCACCCTGAAAATGTCTCAGGAAAACTACAACCTTGTGACCAGATTATTTACCTCTGGAGTTCTAATCAAACCTTTGACGAAACAGGCGCGAGTTTACTTA
This genomic stretch from Planktothrix agardhii NIES-204 harbors:
- a CDS encoding helicase-like protein, whose amino-acid sequence is MIDAILGKRIFIPAQFTGAVTVEAVNLIEDTVLLQVRTTNGELREAILSVTEVENHLSQQQSPSAQTVDANAFSLFIESTRIKTAFAFDPHFAVSLSGVRPLPHQLEAVYERILPQVRLRFLLADDPGAGKTIMTGLLIKELKLRGVIERVLILTPAPLTTQWQDELKNKFAETYEVITSTLAKNQLAGNPWERFRQCITSIDFAKREDVIPGLLQVDWDLVIIDEAHKCSARTQGEELRRTGRYKLAEELSKITERIILLTATPHQGDVNQFHNFLRLLDPEQFISNEINPHLLRLENSPWFLRRIKEELRDFNGQKLFKERHPITVPFPLSPAEEFLYHQVTQYINRYLGKTPGRKQAAVALARTVLQRRLASSLNAILNSLKRRQQRFSDLLEELEKLPPQEQRQRLLNLGRPVDSEVESDDCSEEDLEDFAVELTLAEQLEQLREELRELKRLVKLAQETIEQGTERKLNELENCLKRSEFNELKDARGKLLIFTEHRDTLEYLKKNLNDWGYSTCEIHGGMNVLQRKVAQKDFQFNKQICLATEAAGEGINLQFCRLMINYDLPWNPNRLEQRMGRIHRIGQEHEVYIFNFVAITTVEGRVLNKLLTKLEEIKNAMGDRVFDVIGQLLQVNEIRFEDLVREATYSQADEDEAMETIDRLTPERLQALEKATGLALATSHVDLTQICTTQTQDYRSEEQRLMPYYVEEFFRRACEYLRVNLEVRADGLWRIPYLKEEFRSEQLEAVRRLGTPEKNYPKLTFYKQHLEVASHQDAEFISPGHCLFAALAERLDRQLEEQVGQQTAIFTDADTDTPYRCHFFKVQIEGQTSRGEPQIFKAQLCAVAEQFSGELSLITADGLHDLSAVSPTFIPESGDILHPLTPTEQQKLESWLKVKVQLGLMTEARTQRQRELQIRQDYLKTAMDTAIREAKGTYMKLASKVAQGDETYRVARDSSQNKVRTLQERYKTKQTELDYLQIVRPGRVMYLGTALVYPTPQEALTPMMRNDPEVEAFAIQFVMDYEQQRGWQPEDVSHYHDGSGFDIRSIGPSPDNLQPPPVRRIEVKGRAQFGQGVSLTANEWRKALQLGDSYWLYVVWGCHTSNPELLRIPNPTQVLARDAKEIQQVTRYLVEGEALQRNALIE
- a CDS encoding AMP-dependent synthetase and ligase, putative, yielding MTEFLTLVELLQYRSQHQPHDTAYIFLKNGETELPPLTYQQLDEKARAIATQLNTLNLQGTIALMVYPYEAGLEFIAAFFGCLYAGLVAVPIHPSRNRRNFYDVQACLESCQAQIVLTLQSQLSNFKNQLSLSPSNSRLTWLATDNIPTFQAANFTEPNINKNTLAFLQYTSGSTGQPKGVMITHDCILQNQKILKTAFSHTEQLIGVGWLPLFHDMGLIGNIFQPLYIGRPCILMSPIAFIQKPIRWLQAISRYQATTSGGPNFAYDLLCNQVTPEQKATLNLRSWDVAFTGAEMIRSETLERFTTTFADCGFRYESFYPCYGMAEATLLITGGQKTTPPIIRYLNKAALEENQIIFSDSHQPGTQSIVGCGQPGLNTKIKIVDPNLLTECPENQVGEIWVSGLGIAKGYWNLPEETHQGFQAYLADTGEGPFLRTRDLGFLNHGELFITGRLQEVLVFWGINHYSKNLEETVQKSHPALKLNAGAAFSVELESENRLIIANEIERNYRQNFLMDEIVQAVRWQVFEQHLVDVYGLVLLKPGSLPRTSSGKIQRRTCRELFLQGNLDIIAEWRSPQTEPKDLTSLLQKYFNPVTHLRRYLTFAKGRFRRLSYQLLAIARSAREQGTGGTRRSDSA